The Zalophus californianus isolate mZalCal1 chromosome 8, mZalCal1.pri.v2, whole genome shotgun sequence genome has a segment encoding these proteins:
- the FAM166C gene encoding protein FAM166C isoform X2, with translation MASRSAGTLLTEFNAAYVPPGLMPGREGDPAIIEALRRSQQKGRGRYQGHVPSVAFFGSPYGTTTLKYFQDQRHAALEKSHTPFSKGGHFPTLFSSNPDLVLSKRSHTRDCWLHTPVYTHFNLDSDRSAQLAGFYQIAQQHRKYYLDKTGMVPRVPYFVLPVKEWERYPLPTDLPPLTPEKKWHLLRVSPENLKTYQMFPSGKRVSPHERQKRDRYFEFRA, from the exons ATGGCCTCCCGCAGCGCGGGCACCTTACTGACCGAGTTCAATGCCGCCTACGTGCCCCCCGGCCTCATGCCCGG GAGAGAAGGAGACCCAGCCATCATCGAGGCACTCAGGAGGAGCCAGCAAAAGGGCAGAGGCAG GTACCAAGGTCATGTCCCCAGTGTGGCCTTCTTCGGCTCCCCCTATGGCACTACCACCCTCAAGTACTTCCAGGACCAACGCCACGCTGCCCTGGAGAAGAGCCACACTCCCTTCAGCAAAGGCGGCCACTTCCCGACCCTCTTTTCCTCCAACCCCGACCTGGTGCTGAGTAAACGCTCCCACACCCGGGACTGCTGGCTGCACACCCCCGTCTACACCCACTTCAACCTGGATAGTGACCGCTCCGCCCAGCTCGCGGGGTTCTACCAG ATAGCACAGCAGCATCGGAAGTACTATCTAGACAAGACGGGCATGGTGCCCCGGGTCCCCTACTTCGTGCTGCCTGTGAAGGAGTGGGAACGGTACCCCCTCCCCACCGATCT TCCTCCTCTGACCCCAGAGAAGAAGTGGCACCTTTTAAGAGTATCCCCTGAGAACCTGAAGACCTACCAGATGTTCCCCTCGGGGAAGAGGGTCTCCCCACACGAGCGGCAGAAGAGAGATCGCTACTTTGAGTTCAGAGCGTGA
- the FAM166C gene encoding protein FAM166C isoform X1 — MASRSAGTLLTEFNAAYVPPGLMPGLCFLQMSFCISASAATERGREGDPAIIEALRRSQQKGRGRYQGHVPSVAFFGSPYGTTTLKYFQDQRHAALEKSHTPFSKGGHFPTLFSSNPDLVLSKRSHTRDCWLHTPVYTHFNLDSDRSAQLAGFYQIAQQHRKYYLDKTGMVPRVPYFVLPVKEWERYPLPTDLPPLTPEKKWHLLRVSPENLKTYQMFPSGKRVSPHERQKRDRYFEFRA; from the exons ATGGCCTCCCGCAGCGCGGGCACCTTACTGACCGAGTTCAATGCCGCCTACGTGCCCCCCGGCCTCATGCCCGG GTTATGTTTCTTGCAAATGAGTTTCTGCATCAGCGCGAGTGCTGCCACCGAGAGAGG GAGAGAAGGAGACCCAGCCATCATCGAGGCACTCAGGAGGAGCCAGCAAAAGGGCAGAGGCAG GTACCAAGGTCATGTCCCCAGTGTGGCCTTCTTCGGCTCCCCCTATGGCACTACCACCCTCAAGTACTTCCAGGACCAACGCCACGCTGCCCTGGAGAAGAGCCACACTCCCTTCAGCAAAGGCGGCCACTTCCCGACCCTCTTTTCCTCCAACCCCGACCTGGTGCTGAGTAAACGCTCCCACACCCGGGACTGCTGGCTGCACACCCCCGTCTACACCCACTTCAACCTGGATAGTGACCGCTCCGCCCAGCTCGCGGGGTTCTACCAG ATAGCACAGCAGCATCGGAAGTACTATCTAGACAAGACGGGCATGGTGCCCCGGGTCCCCTACTTCGTGCTGCCTGTGAAGGAGTGGGAACGGTACCCCCTCCCCACCGATCT TCCTCCTCTGACCCCAGAGAAGAAGTGGCACCTTTTAAGAGTATCCCCTGAGAACCTGAAGACCTACCAGATGTTCCCCTCGGGGAAGAGGGTCTCCCCACACGAGCGGCAGAAGAGAGATCGCTACTTTGAGTTCAGAGCGTGA
- the FAM166C gene encoding protein FAM166C isoform X3 — MASRSAGTLLTEFNAAYVPPGLMPGYQGHVPSVAFFGSPYGTTTLKYFQDQRHAALEKSHTPFSKGGHFPTLFSSNPDLVLSKRSHTRDCWLHTPVYTHFNLDSDRSAQLAGFYQIAQQHRKYYLDKTGMVPRVPYFVLPVKEWERYPLPTDLPPLTPEKKWHLLRVSPENLKTYQMFPSGKRVSPHERQKRDRYFEFRA, encoded by the exons ATGGCCTCCCGCAGCGCGGGCACCTTACTGACCGAGTTCAATGCCGCCTACGTGCCCCCCGGCCTCATGCCCGG GTACCAAGGTCATGTCCCCAGTGTGGCCTTCTTCGGCTCCCCCTATGGCACTACCACCCTCAAGTACTTCCAGGACCAACGCCACGCTGCCCTGGAGAAGAGCCACACTCCCTTCAGCAAAGGCGGCCACTTCCCGACCCTCTTTTCCTCCAACCCCGACCTGGTGCTGAGTAAACGCTCCCACACCCGGGACTGCTGGCTGCACACCCCCGTCTACACCCACTTCAACCTGGATAGTGACCGCTCCGCCCAGCTCGCGGGGTTCTACCAG ATAGCACAGCAGCATCGGAAGTACTATCTAGACAAGACGGGCATGGTGCCCCGGGTCCCCTACTTCGTGCTGCCTGTGAAGGAGTGGGAACGGTACCCCCTCCCCACCGATCT TCCTCCTCTGACCCCAGAGAAGAAGTGGCACCTTTTAAGAGTATCCCCTGAGAACCTGAAGACCTACCAGATGTTCCCCTCGGGGAAGAGGGTCTCCCCACACGAGCGGCAGAAGAGAGATCGCTACTTTGAGTTCAGAGCGTGA